From Oncorhynchus mykiss isolate Arlee chromosome 25, USDA_OmykA_1.1, whole genome shotgun sequence, a single genomic window includes:
- the LOC118944330 gene encoding zinc finger protein 239-like isoform X2, protein MQHSLDANRHLTSSKKKNTLPDNSFLPLLHTEPKTILTTSLGTAGEMASVKDSSQTLLLNIITKDEEEEVKIWEYDDYPGASPEMTSSNSSQTLGLKVIIKEEEEEDDDIGESDHGETSNNSDQVETFPVSGKKHQEWSKAKGSHHCPHCEESFPFPSYLERHIRKHSGEKPYACSVCGKRFPASHHLTVHQRVHTGEKPYHCSDCGMSFSQLSGLKGHQRTHTGEKPHHCPTCSKSFSYLRDLQRHQLIHTGEKPYSCSDCGKGFTSPSHLTVHKRVHTGEKPYNCSECGESFSYVGSFKHHQRIHTGEKPYSCPDCEKRFTSSNQLKVHQRVHTGEKPFCCSECGDFFSQQSNLKSHQRTHRREALPLISL, encoded by the exons atgcaacattcaTTGGATGCCAATCGCCATTTAACCTCATCCAAGAAGAAAAATACCCTCCCGGACAACAG CTTTCTACCGCTTCTCCACACTGAGCCCAAGACTATACTGACAACATCACTGGGCACCGCAGGAGAAATGGCATCAGTGAAAGACAGCAGTCAAACACTCCTGTTGAATATCATCAcgaaagatgaagaggaggaagtgaAGATTTGGGAATATGATGATTACCCAG GAGCGAGTCCagagatgacatcatcaaacaGCAGTCAAACACTGGGCCTGAAAGTCATCataaaagaagaagaggaggaagacgacGACATTGGGGAATCTGATCACG GAGAGACCTCTAACAACTCTGACCAAGTTGAGACATTTCCTGTATCAGGGAAGAAACATCAGGAATGGAGCAAAGCTAAGGGGTCTCACCACTGCCCACACTGTGAGGAGAGCTTCCCATTCCCATCATATCTTGAAAGACACATTCGAAAACattctggagagaagccttatgcCTGCTCTGTCTGTGGGAAGCGCTTTCCTGCATCACATCATCTAACAGTTCATCAACGagtgcacacaggagagaagccttaccactgctctgactgtgggatgAGTTTCTCTCAACTGAGTGGCTTGAAAGGTCACCaacgaacacacactggagagaagcctcacCACTGCCCTACCTGCAGCAAAAGTTTCTCCTATCTGCGAGACTTGCAACGCCATCAGCTGattcacacaggagaaaagccttactcctgctctgactgtggaaagggTTTCACCTCACCAAGCCATCTAACAGTTCATAAGAGAGTGCACACTGGAGAAAAGCCCTATAATTGTTCTGAATGTGGGGAGAGTTTCTCTTATGTAGGTAGCTTCAAACATCACcagagaatacatacaggagagaagccatactCCTGTCCTGACTGTGAGAAGCGCTTCACCTCGTCGAATCAGCTAAAGGTTCACCAGAGGGTGCACACGGGAGAGAAACCTTTCTGCTGCTCTGAATGTGGGGACTTTTTCTCTCAACAAAGTAACTTGAAatcacaccagcgaacacacaggagagaagccttaccattgATCTCACTGTAG
- the LOC118944330 gene encoding zinc finger protein 239-like isoform X1, translating into MVCRRRMVARVNRVSHTPDRGLEAKWNFLPLLHTEPKTILTTSLGTAGEMASVKDSSQTLLLNIITKDEEEEVKIWEYDDYPGASPEMTSSNSSQTLGLKVIIKEEEEEDDDIGESDHGETSNNSDQVETFPVSGKKHQEWSKAKGSHHCPHCEESFPFPSYLERHIRKHSGEKPYACSVCGKRFPASHHLTVHQRVHTGEKPYHCSDCGMSFSQLSGLKGHQRTHTGEKPHHCPTCSKSFSYLRDLQRHQLIHTGEKPYSCSDCGKGFTSPSHLTVHKRVHTGEKPYNCSECGESFSYVGSFKHHQRIHTGEKPYSCPDCEKRFTSSNQLKVHQRVHTGEKPFCCSECGDFFSQQSNLKSHQRTHRREALPLISL; encoded by the exons CTTTCTACCGCTTCTCCACACTGAGCCCAAGACTATACTGACAACATCACTGGGCACCGCAGGAGAAATGGCATCAGTGAAAGACAGCAGTCAAACACTCCTGTTGAATATCATCAcgaaagatgaagaggaggaagtgaAGATTTGGGAATATGATGATTACCCAG GAGCGAGTCCagagatgacatcatcaaacaGCAGTCAAACACTGGGCCTGAAAGTCATCataaaagaagaagaggaggaagacgacGACATTGGGGAATCTGATCACG GAGAGACCTCTAACAACTCTGACCAAGTTGAGACATTTCCTGTATCAGGGAAGAAACATCAGGAATGGAGCAAAGCTAAGGGGTCTCACCACTGCCCACACTGTGAGGAGAGCTTCCCATTCCCATCATATCTTGAAAGACACATTCGAAAACattctggagagaagccttatgcCTGCTCTGTCTGTGGGAAGCGCTTTCCTGCATCACATCATCTAACAGTTCATCAACGagtgcacacaggagagaagccttaccactgctctgactgtgggatgAGTTTCTCTCAACTGAGTGGCTTGAAAGGTCACCaacgaacacacactggagagaagcctcacCACTGCCCTACCTGCAGCAAAAGTTTCTCCTATCTGCGAGACTTGCAACGCCATCAGCTGattcacacaggagaaaagccttactcctgctctgactgtggaaagggTTTCACCTCACCAAGCCATCTAACAGTTCATAAGAGAGTGCACACTGGAGAAAAGCCCTATAATTGTTCTGAATGTGGGGAGAGTTTCTCTTATGTAGGTAGCTTCAAACATCACcagagaatacatacaggagagaagccatactCCTGTCCTGACTGTGAGAAGCGCTTCACCTCGTCGAATCAGCTAAAGGTTCACCAGAGGGTGCACACGGGAGAGAAACCTTTCTGCTGCTCTGAATGTGGGGACTTTTTCTCTCAACAAAGTAACTTGAAatcacaccagcgaacacacaggagagaagccttaccattgATCTCACTGTAG
- the LOC118944330 gene encoding zinc finger protein 239-like isoform X3, giving the protein MLHFLPLLHTEPKTILTTSLGTAGEMASVKDSSQTLLLNIITKDEEEEVKIWEYDDYPGASPEMTSSNSSQTLGLKVIIKEEEEEDDDIGESDHGETSNNSDQVETFPVSGKKHQEWSKAKGSHHCPHCEESFPFPSYLERHIRKHSGEKPYACSVCGKRFPASHHLTVHQRVHTGEKPYHCSDCGMSFSQLSGLKGHQRTHTGEKPHHCPTCSKSFSYLRDLQRHQLIHTGEKPYSCSDCGKGFTSPSHLTVHKRVHTGEKPYNCSECGESFSYVGSFKHHQRIHTGEKPYSCPDCEKRFTSSNQLKVHQRVHTGEKPFCCSECGDFFSQQSNLKSHQRTHRREALPLISL; this is encoded by the exons CTTTCTACCGCTTCTCCACACTGAGCCCAAGACTATACTGACAACATCACTGGGCACCGCAGGAGAAATGGCATCAGTGAAAGACAGCAGTCAAACACTCCTGTTGAATATCATCAcgaaagatgaagaggaggaagtgaAGATTTGGGAATATGATGATTACCCAG GAGCGAGTCCagagatgacatcatcaaacaGCAGTCAAACACTGGGCCTGAAAGTCATCataaaagaagaagaggaggaagacgacGACATTGGGGAATCTGATCACG GAGAGACCTCTAACAACTCTGACCAAGTTGAGACATTTCCTGTATCAGGGAAGAAACATCAGGAATGGAGCAAAGCTAAGGGGTCTCACCACTGCCCACACTGTGAGGAGAGCTTCCCATTCCCATCATATCTTGAAAGACACATTCGAAAACattctggagagaagccttatgcCTGCTCTGTCTGTGGGAAGCGCTTTCCTGCATCACATCATCTAACAGTTCATCAACGagtgcacacaggagagaagccttaccactgctctgactgtgggatgAGTTTCTCTCAACTGAGTGGCTTGAAAGGTCACCaacgaacacacactggagagaagcctcacCACTGCCCTACCTGCAGCAAAAGTTTCTCCTATCTGCGAGACTTGCAACGCCATCAGCTGattcacacaggagaaaagccttactcctgctctgactgtggaaagggTTTCACCTCACCAAGCCATCTAACAGTTCATAAGAGAGTGCACACTGGAGAAAAGCCCTATAATTGTTCTGAATGTGGGGAGAGTTTCTCTTATGTAGGTAGCTTCAAACATCACcagagaatacatacaggagagaagccatactCCTGTCCTGACTGTGAGAAGCGCTTCACCTCGTCGAATCAGCTAAAGGTTCACCAGAGGGTGCACACGGGAGAGAAACCTTTCTGCTGCTCTGAATGTGGGGACTTTTTCTCTCAACAAAGTAACTTGAAatcacaccagcgaacacacaggagagaagccttaccattgATCTCACTGTAG
- the LOC118944330 gene encoding zinc finger protein 239-like isoform X4, which yields MASVKDSSQTLLLNIITKDEEEEVKIWEYDDYPGASPEMTSSNSSQTLGLKVIIKEEEEEDDDIGESDHGETSNNSDQVETFPVSGKKHQEWSKAKGSHHCPHCEESFPFPSYLERHIRKHSGEKPYACSVCGKRFPASHHLTVHQRVHTGEKPYHCSDCGMSFSQLSGLKGHQRTHTGEKPHHCPTCSKSFSYLRDLQRHQLIHTGEKPYSCSDCGKGFTSPSHLTVHKRVHTGEKPYNCSECGESFSYVGSFKHHQRIHTGEKPYSCPDCEKRFTSSNQLKVHQRVHTGEKPFCCSECGDFFSQQSNLKSHQRTHRREALPLISL from the exons ATGGCATCAGTGAAAGACAGCAGTCAAACACTCCTGTTGAATATCATCAcgaaagatgaagaggaggaagtgaAGATTTGGGAATATGATGATTACCCAG GAGCGAGTCCagagatgacatcatcaaacaGCAGTCAAACACTGGGCCTGAAAGTCATCataaaagaagaagaggaggaagacgacGACATTGGGGAATCTGATCACG GAGAGACCTCTAACAACTCTGACCAAGTTGAGACATTTCCTGTATCAGGGAAGAAACATCAGGAATGGAGCAAAGCTAAGGGGTCTCACCACTGCCCACACTGTGAGGAGAGCTTCCCATTCCCATCATATCTTGAAAGACACATTCGAAAACattctggagagaagccttatgcCTGCTCTGTCTGTGGGAAGCGCTTTCCTGCATCACATCATCTAACAGTTCATCAACGagtgcacacaggagagaagccttaccactgctctgactgtgggatgAGTTTCTCTCAACTGAGTGGCTTGAAAGGTCACCaacgaacacacactggagagaagcctcacCACTGCCCTACCTGCAGCAAAAGTTTCTCCTATCTGCGAGACTTGCAACGCCATCAGCTGattcacacaggagaaaagccttactcctgctctgactgtggaaagggTTTCACCTCACCAAGCCATCTAACAGTTCATAAGAGAGTGCACACTGGAGAAAAGCCCTATAATTGTTCTGAATGTGGGGAGAGTTTCTCTTATGTAGGTAGCTTCAAACATCACcagagaatacatacaggagagaagccatactCCTGTCCTGACTGTGAGAAGCGCTTCACCTCGTCGAATCAGCTAAAGGTTCACCAGAGGGTGCACACGGGAGAGAAACCTTTCTGCTGCTCTGAATGTGGGGACTTTTTCTCTCAACAAAGTAACTTGAAatcacaccagcgaacacacaggagagaagccttaccattgATCTCACTGTAG
- the LOC110505903 gene encoding zinc finger protein 420 yields MSRERETLLDEIELSLYTLTEDNLRYLCERIGIGGKGKTLRSLRRIVGEYCENVNLMESDEQGMSRLLQLKEDIKGIQADARGVPTSPSQSATAEVDTSQASCDGVPNEEGGSRLPNNRKLADPAPEWLIIPEQRESLDPDCDSGTQSLQQEATVLLEDCRFMLGRRFNIKVEEQEEMISVFANEGEGPESSDSSVETLSTPGEKHQERDKAKRSHHSPQRKARSTKRSQPKRHLHTHSGETSSHCSGSKESLSSVSSYQCPECKKIFSSNAGLQKHLRLHVGKRLFQCSQCDKSFIKSKNLYQHLPVHSGEKPHPCSDCGRTFSTARYLTKHKRIHSGIKPFCCPHCDKRYTRSDQLKVHIMTHTGERPYQCGQCEKSFKMKANLKEHLLLHEVKMSHRCPDCDQRFSAEETLKEHMRLHKGEKPFHCLQCEKRYSTSDELKEHMMSHTEEKINFRLVSENRSPSSINVEEQCQETAHTVDKPDLGSDCGTDFAQQDKLVKHQQTHTGESPTHIAEKPTHTGKKTHYCPECGKKYHSTSHFKEHLRSHTGDRPYQCSQCEKSFTKQIHLKRHMYSHTGEKLYRCGDCNLYFLNEIEYKRHEHIGEKPHHCSVCSVRFSLLEDLKAHERIHTGENPHHCSECGQNFATAGCLKKHKLLHSGEKPFHCPQCDKKYTRADQLKDHMKIHSKEKPYECAVCAKKFHDSRQLKVHQRAVHVASSYICSDCGKSFGLLGNLNAHQRTHTGEKPHQCPVCEKRYTKRSHLKEHMRIHTGEKPYQCSQCEKSFTTQTGLNHHLYTHTGEKPRHHCPDCNESFTSWIPFKRHKQQHTGEKPHLCSNCGLSFLIEEDLKAHERIHTGEKPHHCPDCEKSFSSAGNLKKHKRLHTGEKPFHCERCDEKFTRSDRLKVHMMSHTGEKPFQCPECDKSYNNSTQLKNHQRIIHRGEKPYLCSDCGKSFGKLGNLTEHQRTHTGEKPHVCPECGKQFAHAKHLKRHQREHTGEKPYQCPDCEKCFSRVDYLKTHQVTHRPPHMRSTVDKPYGCSDCGKRFGQISGLRAHQKIHTGETPYDCTGYGKSFVNL; encoded by the exons ATGAGTCGAGAGAGGGAAACGTTGTTGGATGAAATCGAATTGAGTTTATATACTTTAACCGAGGACAATTTACGTTACCTGTGTGAACGCATTGGAATAGGAGGCAAAGGAAAGACTCTACGCTCATTGCGTCGTATAGTAGGGGAATATTGTGAAAATGTAAATCTAATGGAATCAGATGAGCAGGGAATGTCTCGGTTACTCCAACTGAAAGAAGACATCAAAGGAATACAGGCAGATGCCAGAGGTGTGCCCACGAGTCCCAGCCAATCAGCGACAGCAGAGGTGGACACCTCACAAGCAAGCTGCGACGGAGTACCGAATGAGGAGGGAGGATCTCGGTTGCCTAATAACAGGAAGTTGGCGGATCCAGCTCCAGAGTGGCTCATTATACCAGAGCAGAGGGAGTCACTAGatcctgattgtgacagtggcACACAGTCTTTGCAGCAGGAGGCAACAGTGCTGCTGGAGGACTGTAGGTTTATGCTGGGGAGGAGATTCAACATCAAAGTGGAAGAACAGGAGGAGATGATTTCGGTCTTTGCTAATGAAG GAGAGGGTCCCGAGTCCTCCGACTCATCAGTGGAGACATTATCTACACCAGGCGAGAAACACCAGGAACGTGACAAAGCAAAGAGATCTCACCACAGCCCTCAACGTAAGGCGAGATCCACAAAACGATCACAGCCTAAACGGCACCTGCACACACACTCTGGAGAGACGTCATCCCACTGTTCAGGTAGCAAAGAAAGTTTATCTTCTGTGAGTTCTTACCAATGCCCTGAATGTAAGAAGATATTCTCTAGTAATGCAGGTCTTCAAAAACACTTGCGATTACATGTTGGAAAGAGGCTTTTCCAGTGCTCACAGTGTGACAAGAGTTTCATAAAGAGTAAAAATCTTTATCAACACCTGCCAGTGCACTCTGGAGAGAAGCCTCACCCTTGCTCTGACTGCGGCCGAACGTTCTCTACAGCACGGTATTTAACTAAACACAAGCGTATACATTCGGGGATTAAGCCTTTCTGTTGCCCCCATTGTGACAAGAGATACACCAGATCAGATCAGTTGAAAGTTCATATCATGACGCATACTGGGGAGCGGCCTTACCAATGTGGTCAATGCGAGAAGAGTTTTAAAATGAAGGCAAATCTTAAAGAGCACCTGTTATTACATGAAGTAAAGATGTCTCACCGCTGCCCTGACTGTGATCAAAGGTTCTCCGCTGAGGAAACTTTGAAGGAACACATGCGGTTACACAAAGGAGAGAAACCTTTCCACTGTCTGCAGTGTGAGAAGAGGTACAGTACTTCAGATGAGTTGAAAGAACATATGATGTCTCATACTGAAGAGAAGATTAACTTCCGACTCGTTTCTGAGAATAGATCGCCAAGTTCCATAAATGTAGAAGAACAATGTCAGGAGACGGCCCATACGGTTGACAAACCTGACCTCGGCTCTGACTGCGGAACAGATTTTGCTCAACAAGACAAGCTGGTAAAACACCAGCAAACACACACTGGGGAAAGCCCAACACACATTGCCGAAAAGCCAACGCACACTGGGAAAAAGACTCACTACTGCCCTGAATGTGGGAAAAAATACCATAGCACTTCACACTTCAAAGAACACCTGCGTTCACACACTGGTGACCGACCTTACCAGTGTTCTCAGTGTGAAAAGAGTTTCACAAAACAAATCCATCTTAAGCGCCATATGTActcacacactggagagaaactaTACCGCTGTGGAGATTGCAATTTATATTTCCTTAATGAAATCGAATATAAGAGACACGAGCACATCGGAGAGAAGCCTCACCACTGCTCTGTCTGTAGCGTTCGTTTCTCTTTATTAGAAGATCTAAAAGCACATGAAaggattcacacaggagagaatccTCACCACTGCTCTGAGTGCGGGCAAAATTTTGCTACAGCGGGATGTTTAAAGAAACACAAGCTTTTGCATTcaggagagaaacctttccaCTGCCCACAGTGTGATAAGAAGTACACCAGAGCGGACCAGTTAAAAGATCATATGAAGATACATTCTAAAGAGAAGCCTTACGAATGCGCTGTTTGTGCAAAAAAATTCCATGATTCTAGGCAATTAAAAGTTCACCAGAGAGCAGTGCATGTAGCATCTTCTTACatttgctctgactgtggaaagagctTTGGTCTACTGGGCAACCTTAATGCCCACCAGCGAACGCATACTGGGGAAAAGCCTCACCAGTGCCCCGTCTGCGAAAAGAGGTACACAAAACGATCACATCTTAAAGAACACATGCGTATACACACTGGTGAGAAACCTTACCAGTGCTCTCAATGTGAGAAGAGTTTCACAACACAAACGGGTCTTAATCatcacctgtacacacacactggagagaagccccGACACCACTGTCCAGACTGTAATGAAAGTTTTACGTCTTGGATACCCTTTAAgagacataaacaacaacatactgGAGAGAAGCCTCACCTCTGCTCTAACTGTGGTCTTAGTTTCCTCATAGAAGAGGACTTAAAAGCACACGAAAGgattcacactggagagaagcctcacCACTGCCCTGACTGTGAAAAAAGTTTCTCTTCAGCGGGTAATTTGAAAAAACACAAGAGGTTACATACGGGAGAGAAACCTTTCCACTGCGAGCGTTGTGACGAGAAATTTACAAGATCAGATCGGTTGAAAGTTCACATGATGTCACATACGGGAGAGAAACCTTTCCAATGTCCCGAATGTGATAAAAGCTACAATAATTCGACCCAATTGAAAAATCATCAGAGAATAATACATAGGGGAGAAAAACCGTACctttgctctgactgtggaaagagctTTGGCAAACTAGGTAACCTTACAGAACACCAGCGAACGCACACTGGGGAAAAGCCTCATGTCTGCCCTGAGTGTGGGAAACAGTTTGCCCACGCGAAACACTTAAAGAGACATCAGCGGGAACATACGGGAGAAAAACCGTACCAATGCCCTGACTGTGAGAAATGTTTCTCCCGGGTAGATTATCTAAAAACACACCAGGTGACACACAGGCCTCCTCACATGCGCTCTACTGTAGATAAACCCTAtggctgctctgactgtgggaagcgTTTCGGGCAGATCTCTGGCCTTAGAGCACATCAGAAAATCCACACTGGAGAAACTCCTTATGACTGTACTGGGTATGGAAAGAGTTTTGTAAACCTGTAA